A region of the Phaseolus vulgaris cultivar G19833 chromosome 11, P. vulgaris v2.0, whole genome shotgun sequence genome:
GAAGacaattttattcatttattatccTTCTTTTGTAAGTGGAAAAAACCATCTAAGTGGGGTAATTATTAACAGAAATGTTATATTTCTATTTTGGTCAAGTTTCAATGAATTTTACCTATACACTTTCTCTgccaaattttatttatattaacagCCACTGTTATGTACATTCTCTTAAACGCACTTTTCTTCTCCCTATGCTGTTCTGCTGCTACTGTTGTACAGCTAAAGCAAATGTAAGTTTATCCTAACAGACCTGTCGTACAATAGTGCATGATCCATGCCCTTGAGCTTTTTCTTACAATAAATTTGTGATAATGTTGTCCTTTTAGAGGAGGGAGTTGTAGTGAGATGAATCGGAGttaaaaacttgaaaaataaatttgacagTGTAAAATATGCACATACATATTTGAGGTGGTGTGGTAACAATAAATCCAATTTGTGTGGATAGATACATCCAGATGCTGTTTTGCTATACTATGTTGTGGATGGAAAACCTAAACTTAAATGGATAACTATTTATTAGATATAACAAGGGCTAATGATTTATTAATTCAATGATCTTGTGTTTGAACTAAATTGATCAGCCTGAATTCACACATTTACCTCACAACAACAAATTACTTGTACAATTAACTAAACACAGGAGTACAATTAGCATCCCAAGACATAATAACTAATAAATATGCACCCCCTAGGCATAATAACTATAAAAATATGATGATATCTTAAAAGTTTGAGTTGGTAGTACTTAGGGTGACTGAATGGTCAACCCGGCCTGTTTTGGCCCAATCGTCATTGACTAACTAAAAGTAGGGCGGATTGACTCTTAAGGTTATACGGACTAAAATTAGTAACTCGTCCCGCTAGAGGTGGATTGACGGGTTGACATGCTGAACCgccacttttttatttttattttttttaattattttgttttaaatctaTTTACTTGGTTGTAGTTATTGATGTCACTTTTTTGGACAATAAAAATGTAAGGAAGAgtaataaaattgaatcaaactttaatattataataaaagaagGTTTAATGcctaacaaaataaagtaacTATTATCAATACTTTAATGAATAAAATggtgtataaaaaattaatataaataaagttttatataaaacattgaCTACCaccaatattaattttaaaagcaTGAAATTTCTCTTTAAAAGTGCCAAAGATAAAGAAGCCCcgcctgttttttttttatcaacaataaacaaatatatataaatggaCCACTTCAAGAATGATCCAACCCATTTACATAGAAACAAGGACACCCTAACAACATAACCCCTTCCACTGCTAAAAAAACTAACCCTCACATAGAACAAACTCCAACACCAAACTAAAGCCAATAAAGACAGATTAGAGGATCAAGACACCagtcagaaaaagaaaaacaagtcgGGGATATTTAGAAGAGAACCAAGACTAAACCTTCAATTGAGCAAAATAGAAGATATCAGAATAATAAAAAACCTcacctttaaaaataattttattcctATGACTCTAAATCTCACTAACCACCGCAATCCAAATATTCTCCATCCCTAATAAGATCGACTCCACAACATTACACAACCTGAACTACAGAAAATGGGAGTGAACATGAATGGGGACAACCAACGAAATGCCTAACTATGTAAATTGACCTTAGTAACAATCTTATTTTCCAACACCCTTCAAGCGGTAACATGAACTGAGGGCAAAACCTTAATCctccaaaacaaaattaaacatccTCGATGAATTTCTTCCTGTACCCCATCATTTTCGAAAAAAGACTGTTTTACcccttttaaaaatgacttccgaATTGTTCTTTCCAGGATATTTCCGGAACATATTTTTCagaacatattttattaattttggatTTACCAATCTGGAAATCAAAAAAATGTGTTCCAGAAAGGATATTTTGGAATGATTTTTTGTCTTCCAGATTTTCAATTCTAGAAAGACCCTTTGCTTATGAAATTCCTGAAACACTTTTTCTTAAGAAACTCTTATTCTGAAATCATCCAAAATTGTGAAaggataattttattatttcaaagaatataggggtacaagaagaaaaatgtaaagatGCAGTAAGAAACTATCAACTTATTGACTTTTCAAACCCATCTATACGGGTTCACAAgttcaaaaaaaattaacttgcCTTAATAAATGATGGCGGCCCACCGAACCAGTTTTGTCATCCCCTAGTACTAATGTTAGTTAAGGTATCATCACTTAAATAAGTTTACTtggtttttgaaaaattatatgcTATCcataaaaatttaagaaattttgtAAATGAATTTCCATTTAATGATGCAATGTGATACCGTTCATTCTTGACAGAGAAGTTTTACTCATTGAAGTTAAGCtcctaataattttttttctatttaaatttaaaatctgtCTATtgctttaaaatatattataaatgctTGACCAGAAAAAgtactatattttaaaaatctgTTCAAATATAGTTTTCAACCTTAATTGTCTTAATTGCAGTTTGGTCGAAACTCCCGTACACTATCTTACCCCGAACAATTACattgatattaaaataaaaataatgtaacaATAAACGTGTGCAAACAATAACATGTTTATGTTTAGGATCACAAATCATGAACCTCACTAGCAAATGACATCAGAAAGCAGCAACAACCCTGAAGAAGACAACGGAGCTGGGGAATAGATTATTCATTAATAAACCCTAAAAGTGAATTCACACAAATATATGTACAGTTAAATTATACTAAACCCTAAAATCGAATTCATTCAAATATTCCCCAAAAAAGATAAACTGAGCTTGGTGGATGAATATGAAACCCAGAAAGTGCAAGCTAATGGTAACAGAGTATGCAACGACAAATAAATGCTTTAAACACAGCGAGTGTGCATATGTTTCAATTCCTCAACATAATCAAtggaaataataattttgttccTAAACACATCTTCCACTTTTGCATGAAAGCAAAGGGAAAAAAATAGAATCTCTACAAAATTGTTTGTTTGAACTAAATACATCATGTGTGTCGGTGTCTGAGAAGTCTTCAAGTGAGAACCGACATGATATTTAAGAAGACATCTTCTCTGCAAGGAATTGTAAGGCCACCCATTGGATGATGATACCCATATTCTTCTTCTGCTTTGCTTAGCAAGTCTTGGAATGAGGGTTGGTTCAAGCATCCGATCGGAATTACGaacctcttcttcttctctccGACATACACTGCAAGATATCCTTTTGGGACTTCGGCACCCTTTGAAACTGCTTGTCTAGTTCTTCTAGCACCAAGCAAACCAAAACCCATGTTTTCTACTGGATTGTTATAGAATGATCTCCAAGACTAATATGCTAATCAAGTGTTTCAAGTTCGATGCTTTATGACATATTTGAGAGTGGAATGATGGGTATATATATGGCGTTTGTGTGGATCACCTTGCTTCTCAAattgaatggtttaaagggtaTTTGGGTTTGGTGAGAAACAAGGGATCATGAACCATGTGGTTTTGTCTTGCACGTCTTTGTCAAAAAAGAAGATTTTTTTAGAAGAGTGGTCAATAAAGTTGCTTGAAGTTGAAAGAGAATTGTACAGCAAAGAACCTAATTATTGTTCAAACCATTTAATGCCCTGTTTCTTGTTGTTGAAGACATGTACCAGACATTACTCCTCTTCTCTTCCTCACACGTATGTTTCATTGTTGACAAATATCTGTGCAGGCTATTGGAAACTTATACTCAGTGGTTGCACTTGTACAATGCCATTCATCATGATAACAGCTTGCATGACAAGTCCTTGCCAACCGCACGGAAGGTACTTGAGATTTAACTCTCCATCAGGACCTCACAGTTTACTACGGAACAAGTACAAAGCAACATACAATTTAATTAGAGACTGAGACATTGTTTGTTGCATTGGTATATTCCTTTTATGACATTGTAGTGTATTTGGATAAAGTATTGGAATAATGGAATATACCTTCAGTTTCACTCCAGCAACTTCCAGTAACCTTCAGGGTTAgaaaatcattattattaacttttacttttacccCTAACATTACATACTGCCACATGCCTTCTTAAGATGGATTTTTTATTCCATGTTTAGTTCAGTTTAAAAGTAAAACTGAAAACACGAGATTACAAAGACTTTTGATAAAAGGGTGAAGCCTAAAGCTAAGAAATTATGACATTTCTACATTCTGTCGCCAACTTCTATTAAGCCATTTGTCTTGGCTTTCACTGAATCTTAAACCAATCAACTCTTTCTTTTCAAATTCTATCATCTttcaatgaaaatgaaaatggaaaTCTCTATAGGTGTTATGTCAAATTGCCAGTTGGAATAAATGTTTTGGCACAATGGGTCATGACAGAAGACAGACACTTAGCTTAATTTAGATTTGACATGTACTTATACAGCTCATAGATTGCGAATCACCATAATTACATTGCTTATGTGACACTGTTGAACGACATATTTTACTAATCCAGTAACATACGTTTATTCGTTTGAAAGTAATCCAGTAACAGATGTcaggtttttattttttaaaatgtgttaTTTCTTGTATCGTTTTGCTTAATTCTACAAGGATCACAAAAGGAATAAGTGAATAAAAATGAAGCATGCATGCCGAGGAAAGAACATAACGATCTagtatcattttaaaaagataaaaggaAATACATGAATGTTACATTAAATATAcatcatgaaaaaaataaaaatgtacaatattatttttctatagaGGCTTGGTAGATGACTCTAATTTGTGATGGAGTTCAGAGATTGCAGCAAACTCTGTAAAATTAATCACTTTATTTGCagtcttcttttcttttgtgtCTAGAACTGGGGTCAACATTTTGGGATCCATGTCCAAGGTTATCGACAGAACTGCAATATTACATTCAAAACAGCCAAAATCAGGTTTAgcaaactaatttatatttccTATAGACCAGTTAAGGGAGGCAGATGCTAGATGGTCGTCAAGTTTGTGCTGTATGGTATTTTAATTCATTCATGTATACAAAAAGTAAGAACAGTACAAATTCAGAATAAATCTTTAGTATGTTTTCATGTAAGTGTCATGAATTATTTTACAACATCTAGGATAatacaaaaaatgaaaaaaagaaatgcCTGCTCTACAATGTTTGTCTCAACCAAGCACTCTATATGTTACTCTCCTCTAAAGAGCAATATGGGCTATAGCACATTCAAGCGAGAAGCTATATCTAAGAACACATCTTCCTTGCAGGGAATTGTGAGACCTCCCATAGGATGATCATAGCCGAACTCATCTTCAGCTTGTTTTAACAATTCTTGAAATAAAGGCTGGTTCAAGAATGATATGGGAATCATGAACCTCTTCATTTTTTCTCCAACATAAACTGCAAGATAGCCTTTTGGGACTTCAACAACCTTTCTAGCTGCTTGGCTTGTAAATGATGTCCGTCTTCCAAGTAAGCGAAAACCCATTGTTTTTGCTTCTACACCCAAAGAACTACAATGTGATCTCAGAGGACTAGTTAAAGTTTGCACTAAATTTGAGTTCTTCCGATTCAGTGTAAGAATGACTTGTGAAGCTTGTATGCACAATGACAGATACACAAGCATATATAGATAGATAACTCAAGCCTTTCTCTCCTGAATTTGGAGGTGAATGTACTATTTGATAGGGCCAAGTAAGAGACAGGGCTCATTAAGGTTGACGTGATATGTCTTGGATAGTCTACCATCAGATTTTACTTGAGATCTAATAAATTCTGCCTATGCTAAAGTCCTTGGATAGGTTACCATCAGACATGTTCTAGACATATTAAAGATTGTGTTCATGGTTTCTATAAGCCAACTGGCAGATATTGATACACTATAAACCCTAAAATCTATTTGAgttattaaataacattatttgaAGACAAGAGATGTACTGCTTTTGATGATTTTACTCTGGAAAATGCTACAAGTACCTTGAGTACCTGGCTTATGGCCGTACAAATGAGTCATCCACCTTGTTATGTTGCTCAATAGATAGTTACATGACAGAGTTGTGTGGAAGTAAGGGTAGTTAGTTATAAATAGCCCAGtgtcataaaaatataatatataagtttgTTGATTTACTTAATTCTCTGAAGTCTAACCAGATAAAAATGCAGTTGATAAATCCAAACTCAAGTTTGTGAACTTTTCTGAGGTCTTAAAATATGAGAACATTGGAAACCTATTGAGCATAACAAGGTATAATCCCTTATTAGGCTAACAAATATTCCATTCCTGGGTTCTTTAAAGCACTGATTTGTTCTTaaatttcctttttattttaatatttttcacttTAGCCTCTGAGCTTGCTATGATGAGTAAATTTACAAAGCAACTGCAATTTGCCTTCAGCTGCACAACATATAAGCTCTGAAATCTGATAAATGCTGCACTGATCAAATTTTGGTAATTATAGTGCTTGATTTATGGCTAAATCTTTCAGTGAAGGAATAAGAGAAGCTAGCTACAGGTGTATGTAAACTAAACCACAAGTCTAACGAATATGAAATTTGGTTAACTACAGAAGTTATATATCCATAGAAATAGATGGTAACAATTAGGTTGAAAAAACCTATATACTAGGTCCACTATTATCTGTTTTGCTTGGTAGTTTGGTAGTGGTGAAATCTTGTTTACGATGGGGgcaattaattttaactttacaTGAGggcataaaaattaaaaatctttaTATCCAGTCCTAAATAAACTGATGCTTTTCTCTTTGGCTGAAGCAAAATTCTATTAGCTCTGCTAAGACTGCGAGGCACGTGGGTGGTTTTGGTGTGGAATTCATGCTAAAAATCAAGTGCTAATTGAATTGCAGAAAGAACTGGACATTGTAATTGATAAACAAGAGTACTCTGTAATTGAATTCATTGTCACAACAAAAAATGGGGCAATCTTTACAATTTGAGAAGATGCCTCTTGTACAAAATGTTTCTACTAATCTGTCAGTGTCCTACAGTATGAGAGTTATTGTCTATTCAAGCGAGAAGCTATATGTTGGAAGACATCTTCACTGCAAGGAATTGTGAGGCCGCCCATGGGATGATCATATCCAAACTCTTCCTCTGCTTGACTCAATAAGTCTTGAAATGAAGGTTGGTTCAAATATGATATAGGAATCACAAACCGTGTCTGTTTCACTCCAACATACACAGCAAGATAGCCCTTTGGGACTTCTACAGGTTTTGAGGTTGCCTGCATAGCTGTGACTGATGGCCGTCGAATACCTGGTAAACGGAAACCCATTTTTTCTTCCTGTTTGAATGAAGAAGATCAATACCAAATTTACTGTGAATGAAACCCAAATGTTGAAACTTGAGGATGCCAATGGCTTGTGTTGTTTGTGAAGGGAAATGATATAGTATATATAGTTCTAAAGATTCCCTAGAAACTAAAATCACAGAAAAGGACTGTTAAAGGATGGAGAACATACCCATGAGATATCATGTGGTGCTGTCTTTAATGTCTCTGTCAAGGATAAAGTTGTGTAGAGTGTGTAACCCCACCACACCTTATCAAACAGTGGCAAACATAAAACCTCCACCTCCCACTTCTAACCAAATGAGACGTGCCTAAGTGAAACCAAACGTTTATTAACAAATCAATTGGTATTCCATAATTTCGTAAGTATGCTTTGGAGATGTTTTCTTAAGGTTGATAATGCAGCCTAATGTTGAAGTAAGTAATTTCTGGCTGATGAGTTATAAGGGTAAGGATTGTGATAGATCATAGACATATGTTTGATATCACACGTCTGTTTTATTTTAAGTGGATTTGCTTCAGAACGTGGGACCCCTTTGATCAACTATAACATGTTGCATTAAGTCCTCCAAGGCAACGCAATATGCCATGTCTCCTTGTTGGTTCCCTAATTCTTATCTCATAGACCTCCACCTTCAATAATACACAAGGACAACAATTTCTCACAAATTCTTTCATCTATATATATTCAAGACCGTAAGCATTTAGAACGacaaaaaatcattcatatcagAGAGCATTTGAAGTTCACCATCTTGTATCTTTTTACGAGATTTATTCTCAACATTCTATTCCCAAGTCTCAGCAGCACACACAACAATGGGTTTTCGTTTACCTGGTATCAGAAAAACATCATTTGCAGCAAACCAAGTTTCTTCAAAAGTTGCAGATGTGCCAAAGGGCTACCTTGCAGTGTATATTGGAGAGAAGAGGAAGCGGTTCATGATCCCCGTATCGTACTTGAACCAACCTTCATTTCAAGATTTGTTGAGTCAAGCTGAGAAAGAATTTGGTTATGATCATCCAATGGGTGGGCTCACAATTCCTTGTAGAGAAGACGTGTTCCTAGATACTATTTCAAGCTTGAATAGGTGTTAGCCCCTTGAAGATGAAGTCGACATAGATGTAGACTAAACTTCACCGATTTTTTGTAGCATAGTTTCTTACCTTGAAAATATTCTCCTCAATTTTGTTATCATACTCTGGCAAgtgtaaaaaaatgttaatttaaatGAGAAGTTTCCTATGTgagaagttgtggttttcttacAAAGTGTTTATATAGATAAACTAAGCAATTTATCAAATGAATATGAAATCTCTTCAGCCATGGATGCTATCTATTGAAACTAAAATGGGAACAATGGACCACCATATTAAATCCACTGTGACCACCTTGGCAATTTGGTGGAATCTTGTGTACGACCGGGACcctgaattttaattttacaagTATGATATATaagagttaaaaatattttcagacCCTTCCCAAATAAATTGAAGCTCCTCTGTTGCCCTTGGAAATTGTAAACCCTTGCTACTCTggatattatttatatttaaatataacttCTGAACGGGTTTCCATTTCTTGGTCTTGAATGCATAGTTTAATATCTGTTGAGTAGATGTGAACACTTTCAGTAGGTCTACAAAAGCAACTCTTGAGGTTCATTTTATATAGAGTGAATTTGTTGTGATTGTGAAACATTCTCTTTTAGATAATATACAATACCTTCTCTTTTCCAATTTTGTCTCATAAGTACTCAACCAAAATTTATTTTGCTTTACTCTGATAATCTCCTTCATTGTtaacaatttaatatatatatatatatatatatatatatattttaactatTGCATGATACAGATTAGCATCCTTGTCCAAAGTATTTCTGAAGGTCCAGAGTTTCGGTTGCTATGTTGATGAACATATATTTTTTGACAcacaatagccttaatcatagattattggactataatattaaataaatcgattgttttaattaatattcttataattgggtttatttgggccttaactattatttttgttaattttgtgtttttagagtaaattatccggaggaagcatctaatgggccaaatatgcaaaagtccaagttgcttcttgaaccaaaacaataaacacaaattctgaggaggaggaagagaaaataaaatctacaatgtatcaaacagaattggaagcaaatcttctgcaaaatacaataATTCTCGAAAGTTGGAAAGTTGGAAACGGTTAACATAATATAAACcacaatattttcccaagatctttggagcagaaaagccatAAAAAGGACACAAACATCAAGGAGAAAAtgagagagcttcatagggttttcttagtttactttcttctttgtaactattttgttttgcctccgcatggaaggctaaacctttttggttgattcttttgtaattccccattgagttctgaggttttgtttaataaaagtttcgatttttaattctctatagcagttgttttaatagtctaatctcttggaaaattggtttttgtgagaggttgtacttaaacgcatgattgagagtcttccttatcttaaactttggtttcttagcattgttttaattaatttcaagaggaggtaagcattcccatggagtatatgcatggaacaaagtgggtattgattaaaccagtagacgcatgttttactggtgagttgtttcagttgaattatattgacgcatgttcaatctggtttaactctgttggaggattaAGAAAAGATTAacctttagagaacctgtgaagaattcaatggtggaagaacttgggatcaacggctttttatttgttattttaatcttttttatatttttctacacAACTATCTAAAcccctttttttattattattgttattgctaacttttattgcttgcataTAGATTCTAAACACTGATCTACTGATTTTAATATTGGATTCGccagaatcatattaatttgacagcaaaacgacaactaGCACATGTCAATCAACAAAAAGAAGAAACATGTGATAAAGTGATCGGTAATCCAGAAAGATACTATGGATTAATCAAAATAAAGTATGATGATGGTAACAATAGCTGTATGACAGCTAAAAGAAACGACTTCAAATATTGATAGTTGTATATGTACATTAGCTGTTTGGTATGTAAGAGTTTCTATTTCAAATCAATTAATGGCTGTAGACGACAAAGTCTCAAGTTAAAACCAATGCAATTCTTTGTCATAACAACTTCAACCACTCGTGAGCTGTGATGAAATACGGAAAGTACAATgccaaatataatttaattggaGATTGTAACATTGTTGAATAGTGAGATCAAGTAATGGTGGAGCTCATAGATGGGGAGAATCAGCATAGATGCAATTCACGTGTGACACAGTGAATGATATAACTCAATTCTGATAAATTTCATTACTACCCAAGGCATGGAGAAGTCCACCATTACCTATTCACAGACAGCGTATGTTGTGTATGATTGAGACcatgaattttaattttgggAGTATAGAACTTAAAATCTTTCAAGTTCTGTCCCAAATAAATTGATGTTTCTCTTGGCTGTGGCAAAATACTATTATAGGACTGCCCAGAATGTGAAGCAGATGAGTGTCGACATGCCGTGGATTAAAAAGAACaatgaactttttttttcaggCAAATAATTCTGTTCACAGTTCTAATTTCAGGGAGAAGTTAACTTTGTAATTGATTCACAGAAGTACTTTGCAACTGATTTTGTTGTCATTACTCAAAACTGGCTGATAAAAGTTACATGTTAGAGAATTTGCCTATTGTACAAAATGCCTCTACAAATCTATGTCAGTCTCCAAAAGTGTAAGATTTATTGCCCCTTCAAGCAAGAAGTTGTATGTTGGAAGACATCTTCATTGCAAGGAATTGTGAGGCCACCCATGGGATGATCATATCCAAACTCTTCCTCGGCTTGACTCAATAAATCTTGGAAGGAAGGTTGGTTCAAATAAGAAATTGGAATCACAAACCGCTTCTGTTTCTCTCCAACATACACTGCAAGATATCCCTTCGGGACTTCTACAGAATTTGAAGCTGCTTGCCTAGCTGTGGATGATGCCGGTCGAATAGCAAGTAAACGGAAACCCATTTTTGTGCTTTTTatgagaagaaagaagaacaaTATGAGATTTGGAAAGAATGGAGCAAAAAATTGATACTTGAGAATGCTATAAAGATAATGTATATATAGTTTTAAAGACTCCCTAGAAACTGAATTTGAAGGAAAAAACTGTTAAAAGATGGATGGCATACACATGAGATACCATGTGGTTCTGTCTTCAATGCCTCTATTAAGGATAAAGTTGTGTAGACATGGGTAACCCCACCACCTTATCAAACAAATGAGACGTGCCTAAGTGATATTAAACGTTTATTCATGCATTAATTGGTATTTCATAAGTAAACATGTTTGGGACATGTTCTCTTCAGGTTGATAATGCAGCCTAATGTTGAAGTACACTATAGATGGAAAGAGATCTACGGATAGCAAGAGATCTTAGACCATTATGTTTTAGAAGTTTAGATCAGATATCAGTTTTATTTGAAGTTGATTCCCTTCTGAAAGTGGGACCCGTACTATCCACTATAACGTGTCACATTCATCCTTGAGAAAGTCCTACAAGGCAACACCATATGCCACTGTCTCACTGTTGG
Encoded here:
- the LOC137829983 gene encoding auxin-induced protein 15A-like; this translates as MGFRLLAIRPASSTARQAASNSVEVPKGYLAVYVGEKQKRFVIPISYLNQPSFQDLLSQAEEEFGYDHPMGGLTIPCNEDVFQHTTSCLKGQ